In one Trichosurus vulpecula isolate mTriVul1 chromosome 8, mTriVul1.pri, whole genome shotgun sequence genomic region, the following are encoded:
- the LOC118829573 gene encoding interferon-induced protein with tetratricopeptide repeats 1-like, protein MEIWILLFWLYRSALHCLREAKPASEEELRLFHNPSEPHRRNQGAIMSEISEKNPMMDALLELRCHFTWNLMRMDIDLPDLENRILDEIEFLDTKFNVGIRNILAYVKHVRGQNEKALESLREAEKFIQQLNDDQAEIKVLVTWGNYAWIYYHMDRLPEAQTYLEKVEASCKKFSSPFRYKVEHPEIDCEKGWALLKFVKEYYEEAKDCFQKALESEPENPEFNTGFAIAMFRLDRFVRDQPSISLEPLKRAITFNPEDAYLKVLLALKLQAFGQEEEGEKYITEALKNMSSQPYVFRYAAKFYCKKGCIDKALDFLNIALQATPTSAVVYHQIGYCYKTKVLQIKKATNYRPQGKDRYDLEEAVRSAISHFKTSVEYRPTFEASHIELGNMYAEAGDFRKAEESFQKVLSMNQLPDNIKQEVYYNYGRYQEIHRKSEADALACYLEGLKVNPEKKYLLNALEKLATRRLRRNASDVESLSLIGFIHKMKGEPGEAIQCYEKALESGSSLLLSRTSLFPPDAAQGLASS, encoded by the exons ATGGAGATATG GATCCTCCTCTTCTGGCTATATAGGTCTGCCTTGCACTGCCTGAGAGAAGCAAAGCCGGCTTCTGAAGAGGAACTCAGACTCTTTCACAACCCCTCGGAACCACACAGAAGGAACCAGGGAGCAATCATGAG TGAGATTTCTGAGAAGAATCCTATGATGGATGCCCTGCTTGAGTTGAGATGCCACTTCACGTGGAATTTAATGAGAATGGATATAGACTTACCTGATTTAGAAAACAGAATTCTGGATGAGATTGAGTTCCTGGACACAAAATTCAACGTGGGAATTCGCAACATACTAGCCTATGTGAAGCATGTGAGGGGTCAAAATGAGAAGGCTCTGGAAAGCTTGAGAGAAGCTGAAAAATTTATCCAACAGCTGAATGATGATCAAGCAGAGATAAAAGTCCTTGTGACCTGGGGAAACTATGCCTGGATCTATTATCACATGGACAGACTCCCTGAAGCCCAGACTTACCTGGAGAAGGTAGAAGCAAGCTGTAAGAAGTTTTCAAGTCCCTTCCGTTATAAAGTAGAACATCCAGAAATTGACTGTGAGAAAGGGTGGGCCCTGCTCAAGTTTGTAAAGGAGTATTATGAAGAGGCTAAAGATTGTTTTCAAAAGGCCTTGGAATCAGAGCCTGAGAACCCTGAATTTAACACTGGATTTGCAATCGCCATGTTTCGTCTAGATCGTTTTGTCAGAGACCAACCTAGTATTTCTCTAGAACCACTAAAACGGGCAATCACATTTAACCCAGAAGATGCTTACCTTAAGGTTCTTCTTGCATTGAAGCTCCAGGCCTTTGgtcaagaggaagaaggagaaaaatacattacagaagctttaaaaaatatgtcaTCACAGCCCTACGTCTTTCGCTATGCAGCCAAATTTTACTGCAAGAAAGGGTGCATAGATAAAGCTTTAGATTTCTTAAACATTGCTTTGCAGGCCACTCCAACCTCTGCTGTCGTGTATCACCAGATAGGATATTGTTACAAGACAAAAGTCCTTCAAATCAAGAAGGCTACCAACTACAGGCCACAAGGCAAGGATAGATATGATCTTGAGGAAGCAGTTCGATCAGCCATATCTCATTTTAAAACTTCAGTAGAGTACAGACCTACATTTGAAGCAAGTCACATAGAACTAGGCAACATGTATGCAGAAGCAGGAGACTTCCGTAAAGCAGAAGAAAGCTTCCAGAAGGTCCTGAGCATGAACCAACTTCCAGATAATATAAAGCAAGAAGTCTACTATAACTATGGCCGCTATCAAGAAATTCACAGGAAGTCTGAGGCTGATGCTCTCGCCTGCTACCTGGAAGGACTAAAAGTAAACCCAGAAAAGAAATATCTTCTAAATGCTttggagaaacttgctacaaGGCGTCTTCGGCGAAATGCATCAGATGTGGAGAGTTTGAGTCTCATAGGGttcatccacaaaatgaaaggagaaccaggagaagccATACAGTGTTATGAAAAAGCCCTGGAGTCGGGATCCTCCCTTCTGCTTTCTAGAacatctctcttccctccagATGCTGCTCAAGGACTAGCTTCTTCTTGA